In Drosophila miranda strain MSH22 chromosome XR, D.miranda_PacBio2.1, whole genome shotgun sequence, the genomic window CGAGTTATTATGCTCCAGTTAGCCCCAACTTCTGGCCTCAGATCCCAGCAATAAAACCATCCAAAAAATCCCTCATTTCCGTAGCAGAAGGGAGCAATGGGAGAGCGTCGGGAGGAGGCCCAGCAGTGGACAGGCAATAAAGTGGCTGAACCCCAAGGCTCTGGCTTATTCGTACTCCCACAATGGAGACGGCTATCCGCCTACGTTGGGGATAAACATTTTACTGCCTTTGCTGCCTGccagcctgcctgcctgccagccTGCCTTTGTTTAGTTTGTCGTCGAGCTGCGCTCTCTCGTCCTCTCTGAGGCCACAAAAAACCCGGCGAGAAAACAGTAGGGGAGTAAGTGGCATAGCGGCAGAGGAGGAAAAACACCAGGCAGCCCCAAGCTGCGGCTCAAAAGTTTTTCGGGCTACCCAAAGAATGTGTGAGCGTGAAAAAGTGCACAGAAATGGCCCTAATAGACGTTAGGCAAAAGTACTCCAATACAAAAAATACTGAATactaaaaaataataaaaaataaactgAACGTTTAAttgtaaaaattaaaaaaaaaatacccaAAAATACTACTTCAAATTCTAGGCTAAATATAAGAAAATACCATACCAAGAGCTAAAAAAAAATTCCGCAAACTACAAAATAATGGAAACAATTTtttaaaataccaaaaaaaattcCAAATAATTAtattgaaaatatttaattaaaaaaaaactttttttaaTACTACTGctaaaaaatactaaaaattaaattgtaaaaaatggaaaaagcttaaaaaaaaaaaattaaaaaatacttTAAAATTCTACTACAAAATCTAGGCAAAATTTGAGAAAATATTAGACTAATAGCTAAAAAAATGCCAAAGAAAAATACCGCAAATTAAAAAACAATGGAAACAAATTTTGAAAATAACCAAATAATAATAttggaaatatttaaataaaaaaaaaaaaattaaaaaaaaataccactgCCAAAAATACTGATAAACTCTAATAATACTGAAAATTGCTTCTTAAAATATTGataattcttgaaaaatatttggATATTTAAATGCAGGGCACAAGGTGCTGTCGACGCTTTAATTTTGTGCCTTTGCCCTTTGGCCCTgcagagccacagccaaatCCAAGCTCGTACGTTTTCCTTTGTTTTTTGTGTGctttcctgctgctgttgccacaAGCCCGCCCCCGCCGCCCCGTGGCCGCATGGCTGGCTGTGTTGCATCTTCCAGCACgacttctgctgctgccgcttctgttgcatgcacaaaTTAGACTTAGCATAAAATTTATTATGAAAATCCAAGGCCAAAGCCCTGCCACATGTTACAGTAGAGCAGCAGGGCAGCAGGGCAGCGGCAGCCTCCTGCGATTCTGCATTTAACTTTGGGGCATGAGCCGCAAAAATGTTTAATAAACTTGCCACCGCCCCCCCAATGTGGCGGCAGTCACACTCTCCGAGactgagtgagtgagtgacaGGTGTGTCCTGGCTGCTGCAGGTGCGTCCCGGCTCCCGTGTCCCGTGTCCCGTGTCTCTTGTGTGTCTTGGGTCGCCTGTGCTCTCCGTGTCTCCTGTCAGGACATTGGTAAAATTGTTTATTGCTTTCCCCTCCTTTCACTCTTAATTCCAGAGAAAACCAGAAAAGCTAAACGAAAGTCCCCAAGTCCGCAAAACGAGTGACAGACAGGTTTATGGAGAAATTCAAACCAGAAAAACTTCCATTCCATTGTAAAACCGAAAAACTACCCAAGCTGCAGGTGCGATGGCCAGGTGCCCCGCCGGTTCTGGGGGACTCAATAAACAGAAGAGGCCTTCTCCATTGTTTGTGCAGCGGCAGGGCCCCAAACTATGAGAATCTATCTTTATGTTAGCTTCTTGTTGGGGATTTCCACTTCATTCGTGGCTTCAATGCCTATGACACTCTCTTTTCCCATTTCAGATCTATTTTTTCGAGTATTTTCTGCTCCAAAAAGTGTATCCAAAGCCTCGACCAGCCCTCTAAGGCCTTGCCCTGACTTTGCTTGATTCCTTGGGCCAATAACTTTTAGTCCTGCTGAAGCTTTCCTCTGGCAGAGTTTGGCCAACAGGATTCCAGGACTTCATTTGCTGTTGTCGCCGTTGTCGTTGCCCTCGCCCGCCATTCATCAACATGGATTATCAAAGGCAATAAATTAGACGAGGCCAAGACACATTCTTAGAGGTACAGAGGGGGGGGGAAGAGTCctggcaggaggaggaggagaagcagAAGCTATTGGGAAAAACACGGGAATGTTTTGTGCTTCTTGCAGCGTCAGAAGTTTTCTTGTGAATTTGATGAATGGAGTTGTAAATTCGCAAAGAGTTGTGTGCCCCCCCCCGCCacgctaaaaaaaaaaaacccaacacGACACAAAACGAAACGAGACGAGGGTTTGTGCCCCACGTGCCCCGTAGCCCGTACCCCGTATGCCGTGCATTTTGGTGGCTGTCAAAAGTTGTTTCAATGTCGCCCATGACTCACGTAGGCCTTTTGTGCCACCTTGCAACCTTCGGGCCTGCTCCTCTGACACTTGCAACAGCCTCCCTACGGCGGACACACACGTcaaacgacgacgacgacggtggaaaatgtattttattgttttattgCTCAGGGAAtacccctccccccccccccccccccccccccccccccccccccccccccccctcgtaCGCACAGAGCAAAAGGAGTGAAAGCGAGAGACCCATTTGGAAAATTAAACATTTTCCACATTAGCCGTGTCGTGGGCCCATCGATGAAGAGCCTGAGCCTGAGCCTGGACCACAACCAGAAATATCCCCCGATATAATCAACTAAACATCTATATTATGGCCAATGAACACAGATGTAGGATGTGAGATGTGTAAAATATTCATTCGAGGCTACGCATCCAGTCGACGGCTCTGTTCAGGAAGTGCGACACTTTGCCCTGATTGCGGGTGCCTTTGCCCAGTGCGTTTGGGTCCAGGCAATCGATCAGGATCTCCTCGACCCCCAATTGGTGGGCGATGGCGCCGCGGCGATTGGGCGGACGCTCGGGCAGCCGATCGAGCATGGTGCCCACGACCAGAATGGGCACATGGTAGTGGTTCAGCAATCGCTTGCGTTTGCGCTGCTGGCTTATCTCCAGCAGGGGCCCGTACATCCAGTCGTGCAGGTTGTCCTGCGACTCCATGTCCTGCAAGTTGTAAACCAACACGATGCCGTCCATCTTCCTGTACAAGGGCTTTCTGTCGCCGGGACACTCCTTCGCTGCGCGGTTCATATCGTAGATCTCGACGAAGTGCATCGTACCAGAGGCGGCTGGCCGCTCCTCGGGCTCCTCTGGCCCCTCTAGCCCCTCCATTGGCAGGGGGGGGCACTCTAAGATGGGGGTGTACTGGTGCAGACGCACCTGCACGGTCCACTCGCTGTCGGACACGGTCCGGGAGGAACGTGTGGGCGTCATCGGGCTGTTGGCCAGCAAGTTGCTCACGCAAGTCTTTCCCACACCTGCAGGGACGTTTTTCCAAGTAAGGAGTAAGGAGTAAGGAGTAAGGAGTCGGTGGCCGCCTATAGAGTCTCACCTGGATCGCCCAGTATCAGAATGCGAAATGTGGCCATTTTCTTCGGCCGTTGCAAGTCCTGCTGAAAATGTTTCATTTTGCTCGAGTTttaagtttttgttaaaattttttttaagtttttttttttagctcCGAACTGTCGAGAGTTGTGCCGTCAAGTGAGGATCTGTACTGCCAACAAACTAAACATATATTATGGGCCTACTTTAATTGCACAAATTTCCCGATTTAATTCCAATTTGATAGAAGAAAAGAGCCTTGTGACAGGCACGACTATTACTATTCGATATATTTAAGTATTATTAATCGGGGAACATATGGTCACACTGGCACAAAAAGACTGAACGGCATTACCAGCATAGACGATCTCATGAACACAAAAACCAAGCTCATAATGAAAAAGGAGCACAAAaaagcagaatcatagacCAAAGAAATTATGAACCAAAGCCTGAACCGATGGGCGAAACTTCCGAGTACTGCCGGCATTATTTGATATTTGATGATAATAACAATTACCCCAAACATGGCAGAACCTGCTCAGTGATGGATTTGATGTGATGGTGCCGTTTAAGCATAAATTCATGCATCACGCTCCATATGATACATTGCTTCTGGCTTCTATCGATAGCCCACATATCGAAGCGGAAGAAAAAGAGCGAATACAACGGTTTTATGGAAGCTATTCGTTCGCATTCGATGTGACTACGAGTGTACTGTACTTTCTGTGCAGTTTATCGACGTCTAACCCGTCCACTCCCCCTTCCATTACCAGCCAAAATGGTAGTTCTCCATGCGAGATTTTTTTTCTGCCTCGGATACGTTCCCCCAATTTTTCTTTATTCTCCAAAATAAAGaactgggaaaagttttgTGTTGATATTACGCTCTTAACGTTTGGTATTTTCAAACAGCTGTTGAGGCCAATATCGATAGGTTCTGAACCGATTATATTTGAAACGTCGCGATAGCAAGCATCATACATCATGCAGCATGCAGCAAGCATCATACACGTTCACCAACACAGCACTTGAATTGTGATGGATGCCATAGACTTTTCCGATATGGCAGTGCATAAATGCTTGTATTCGCGAATTAAACAGCTTCCTCTAGGATGTTAATTTGGAAGTTGGAATATACCTATGGTTTGATGCTTCGAAGGAACTGGAAGACGTGCTCTGGCTTTATAACCGATCGAAACTTGGTTGATAATAGTTGGATCCATGGATTAGGCATTGGGTTTgcggattaaatataccgaagTATCGAAAAATAGAGCTGCGGGCTGTACGAGTATGCAATTCCCGAAGATTTTGCTCGCTTGCCCGATGCCCGATGCCTTTGGCCTAAACCTTAAAACCGACTCCCAGACTTAAGAGCCCTTTATATGTATACTCCAAGATCGGGAATGAAACCAGATAAGTATCTGGTTGATGAGATACGATTAGATATAGAAAAGTATCTGTGGTTGGAGGAGGAATATGTAAATAGCGTTCTGGGAAAAGCTCTCTAGTGAAACGAACTGAAAGTAAAAGTCACTATTAATAGTTTGTAcacatttgtttgtttgtaAATAGTTCTGCCActgtccagctctcagcagaagtaGTGTAAGCCCTATTTGGGCTCTGCCTTTCTAACTGACATTTCGGAGAAAGTTTCATCTCGGTTGGGACAGCCGCTGACATTAAGTCTCGCATTGCAGGAAGGGAAAGAGAATCAACCTTGTAAATAATTGTTGACTGGGCTCCCATTTTCTTTATGCTGCTTGAGTGCATATTTCCATATATTTCCACCAAATGTGGACTTTTTGCTGAGCACTTTTCAGCGCCATCTTGCCAGCTTTCTAGCCACAATCGACCTCTGGACCATGGTTGCTGCAGTGGGCCTTGAAGTAGGGCCCTGTATCCAGTGCGACACCTAACTATTTGCATATGTGTGTGCTATGCCACAGCAGGATTGATGCCTCCTACCTCCCAGCAGTCCCCAGTCCTCGAATCTCTGCAGGGCTTCTTAATGTTTGCTcattttaattggttttcaCAGCAAAGTTAATGCATTTCTATGCCATTCGATGGAATTACTGAGCTTTCAATCAATTTTGCCATTTCGAAAATATCTTCTAGACAAAAGCCCATGGAAATGTGTGCTTTGCAGGCCCTGTTCCAGTGGATCCCGGCACAGCGCGACTTCTGGAGGCGTGTGGGAGGTTCCATAAACAGTACATGTGCACACACGCGTGTGTAGTGGTGTGTATCCATGGGAGTGCGTCTGGGCCAGCGAAGCATTTGGAAAATGAAACAAATTTCACATTTTTCACATTttttggggtttttttttggggtttCTTTTCTGCAACAAAGGGTCGTCTGCCGCCATCGACTGTTCTTTATTATTTATGTTAATTGCTCGTTTTGTGCGTGTTTTCTTGCGGTTTTTTCTGCTCTCGTTTGTTGTGCGGCAGAGAGGCCTTCATTTGATGGCTCCTCTGCAAGCCCTCACATCACGTCAGCCATCGATGGGATGGAGAACGGGTTGCACCTGACCCCTCTGACTTTCGGTACTCCTTTGACTGCTGCCTTGACTTTGACTTTGTGCCGTTTGTGCCGTTTGAGTGGCGCTTGTGGAGGAGGCGCCTGCCTCGCAGGAGGCTGTGTGGCAGGTctgtctgggtctgggtctggggcgtGACAGCGTCAAGTGGCACCCCCCGTCCACCAGGGGATCTGTCGCTGGCAATTTGGCACGTCTTTGACACGAACAGAGTAAAtccctcgtcctcgtcctcgacCAAGTGTTGGATACACATCTAATTGTTGCTGCCAGAACCGCACAGAGAAATACAACATCCCCCCGCCCCCCTTTGCTGGCATCCCTTAATTATATAGAAACCCCATTCAATGGGGGGCGGTGCCGGGAGGATGCTGTGGCAAGCCACTTTGTGGCCATTAACATTGCGGGGCACAGACATTGGATATCTAATTAAAACTAAAGGCATTGCAGGAGGCGGCAGGCAAAAAGGTGCAACATTCCCCGTAACCGAAGTATGAATCAAGTGAAAGCCCACCCCGCCCCCCCGAAAAAGGGAATGAATGAATAAATGACCAGAGGGGGGGGATTTATTAGCCTCAAGGATTCACGGGATTCATGGATTTGTAGAGTTTTCCAGGCCAGCTTTTCCACCCGCCGAATCCTTAATGAAGTTTTTTGCCTCTGTTGCCCCcgctcccctcccctcccacTCCCCTCCCACTCCCTTTTACGACCTTCTGCGGCAGTGCCATAAATTCCATTCCCAAATTTCCTTTTTTTATGGATGCAGCAGACATTCGAGTGGACATTTTGGACATTTCGGACATTTCGGAATTACTTGAAGGAAATTGCTTATCAATTAAATTGATTTCTCGTTCATTAAAttcctgttgttgttgccctTGACCTTGCCCCTTGACAAATCTGCTTTGTGTTTTGTTGCCTTTTCGGTTAATCgtccaacaacaacaacaacaaaataatatGTCCAAATCAAAATTGAAGCGCTTCCTCCGTGCCACCTCCTCCCTCCCGAATCCCCTCCCGACTGCTAATCGATTTCTGAACGATTTGTTCCACATTGTTGTCATCGTGCCGCCAAAGtgggcggcggcggtggtgggtGGTGCCTGCACCCTTGGGAGAAGATGATTGATGGTCGGGCCGGATGATTCTGGAAAGGGGGCTTCGGCGACGAGATTTGCGTGGCAGCAACAACCAAGAGCGACCGAGAGAGACAATTTCTTGTGTTCTAGTGTCCTTGAGATTGTTTTCCTCAATCCTCCCGGAGCCACTGCTTCGCCGACTCTTCTGCTTTCGAATCTATCTGATTAGAGCCTGCTTTTTCCTCTTCTGACGCTCCTTTTTCTAGGATCTC contains:
- the LOC108153157 gene encoding rab-like protein 3, encoding MKHFQQDLQRPKKMATFRILILGDPGVGKTCVSNLLANSPMTPTRSSRTVSDSEWTVQVRLHQYTPILECPPLPMEGLEGPEEPEERPAASGTMHFVEIYDMNRAAKECPGDRKPLYRKMDGIVLVYNLQDMESQDNLHDWMYGPLLEISQQRKRKRLLNHYHVPILVVGTMLDRLPERPPNRRGAIAHQLGVEEILIDCLDPNALGKGTRNQGKVSHFLNRAVDWMRSLE